Proteins encoded within one genomic window of Gallus gallus isolate bGalGal1 chromosome 1, bGalGal1.mat.broiler.GRCg7b, whole genome shotgun sequence:
- the LOC112531539 gene encoding uncharacterized protein LOC112531539, whose amino-acid sequence MHNPQIEHVVQLGGARIQLLLGGNVSSGPQFKPLRCAPVCVYTDGTDAALHAEALSVATRARQATPQSFSMVSPCQRGLGGIEAPHSPVLSALEIRSVALHIWGDSQLDVAQGAAAVGIAAYSEQPVQKQTSTW is encoded by the exons ATGCATAATCCCCAAATTGAGCACGTCGTCCAGCTGGGAGGAGCCCGCATTCAGCTGCTATTAGGAGGCAATGTCTCTTCAGGTCCTCAGTTCAAACCCTTGCG GTGTGCACCTGTGTGTGTCTACACAGATGGAACAGACGCTGCTTTGCATGCAGAGGCTCTGAGCGTGGCTACCAGGGCCCGCCAAGCCACTCCACAAAGTTTCTCCATGGTTTCTCCATGCCAGCGAGGCTTAGGTGGGATTGAGGCACCACACAGCCCAGTCTTGTCAGCTCTGGAGATACGAAGTGTGGCTCTCCACATCTGG GGAGACTCACAGTTGGATGTTGCGCAAGGAGCAGCTGCGGTAGGAATTGCTGCGTACAGCGAGCAGCCTGTCCAGAAGCAGACATCTACTTGGTAG